A window of the Haloquadratum walsbyi C23 genome harbors these coding sequences:
- a CDS encoding redoxin domain-containing protein gives MADLDFPVTDLPSTSHPEVGETAPDFTRPLVSDEYWEDIALSTVTDTGPTLLVFHPMDGAFPTTYMWNAIGDHDFGDKVTLIGVSVSSPYEHSSLLESRDINARLYADPSAELAELYNISNPLDDMTGITEHRPAIFLLDTKRTIQYVWVATEWPAFPDYDEITAAIAKYT, from the coding sequence ATGGCTGATCTTGACTTTCCAGTAACAGATTTGCCATCTACATCACATCCTGAAGTCGGAGAGACAGCCCCGGATTTCACTCGACCACTGGTGAGCGACGAGTACTGGGAAGATATAGCATTATCAACGGTGACTGACACAGGACCGACGCTATTGGTGTTTCATCCAATGGATGGGGCATTCCCGACAACATATATGTGGAATGCAATCGGCGATCATGACTTTGGGGACAAGGTGACGCTAATTGGGGTTTCGGTATCATCTCCATATGAGCATTCCAGTTTACTTGAGTCACGTGATATAAACGCACGACTGTACGCTGACCCGTCTGCGGAGCTCGCAGAGTTGTATAACATTTCAAATCCACTTGATGATATGACCGGGATAACAGAACACCGACCAGCTATATTCCTTCTTGATACTAAACGGACTATACAGTATGTGTGGGTTGCAACCGAATGGCCAGCGTTTCCAGATTATGACGAGATCACAGCTGCCATCGCGAAATATACATAA
- a CDS encoding L-threonylcarbamoyladenylate synthase: MTSDSNMNNPDREANMDTTGSGSDDNTTKIDSDMLSAAVRAIKSGELVVYPTETVYGLGVDALNPDAIKRVFDTKGRTYDNPLSLAVESVSAVARHTNPSERAMQFIKAFLPGPVTVIVECSTAVPDILTAGRGRVGIRIPDHHVALSLLERAAPTPITATSANQSGTGSIVDTNMLAQSIQQNVAVVLEAGETTGTESTVVDPTRNIIHRRGAMADAVIAWLSDVSGTRPTIES, from the coding sequence ATGACGTCCGATTCAAACATGAATAATCCAGATCGGGAAGCAAACATGGATACCACAGGATCAGGAAGCGATGACAATACAACGAAAATTGACTCGGATATGCTTTCAGCTGCAGTGAGAGCAATTAAATCTGGAGAATTAGTTGTATATCCAACAGAAACTGTCTATGGACTGGGTGTCGACGCGTTAAATCCTGATGCAATAAAGCGTGTATTTGACACTAAAGGTCGAACATATGACAATCCATTATCGCTTGCGGTTGAGAGCGTGAGCGCAGTCGCACGTCACACTAATCCAAGTGAGCGAGCGATGCAGTTCATCAAAGCATTTCTTCCAGGACCAGTTACTGTGATTGTTGAGTGCTCAACAGCGGTTCCAGATATCCTTACTGCTGGACGAGGTCGAGTTGGGATTCGAATTCCCGATCATCACGTGGCATTATCATTGCTTGAACGTGCTGCTCCGACACCAATAACAGCAACAAGTGCGAACCAAAGTGGAACTGGAAGTATCGTTGATACCAATATGCTAGCCCAATCGATTCAACAGAACGTAGCCGTTGTTCTTGAGGCTGGTGAGACAACCGGAACTGAGAGTACTGTTGTCGATCCGACGCGAAATATCATCCATCGTCGCGGTGCCATGGCTGACGCGGTTATTGCATGGTTGAGTGATGTTTCCGGGACACGACCCACGATTGAATCATGA